Proteins encoded within one genomic window of Halomonas sp. YLGW01:
- the sufC gene encoding Fe-S cluster assembly ATPase SufC: protein MLEVKDLHVTVEGKEILKGLSLTINAGEVHAIMGPNGAGKSTLSAVIAGKDGYEVTGGSITFEGKDVLEMDIEERACAGMLLGFQYPVEIPGVKNIYLLKAALNAQRAARGEDEIPAPEFMKLVREKIQFMKMDSSFLQRAVNEGFSGGEKKRNEILQMLLLQPKLAMLDEIDSGLDIDAMKVVADGVNSLRDANRAILMVTHYQRLLDHIVPDVVHVLVDGRIVKTGGKELALELEARGYDWVLEESAA from the coding sequence ATGCTCGAAGTCAAGGACCTGCACGTCACGGTGGAAGGCAAGGAAATCCTCAAGGGCCTCTCGCTGACGATCAATGCCGGTGAGGTGCATGCCATCATGGGCCCCAACGGGGCCGGCAAATCGACCCTGTCGGCGGTGATCGCCGGCAAGGACGGCTATGAAGTGACCGGCGGCTCGATCACCTTCGAAGGCAAGGACGTGCTGGAGATGGACATCGAGGAGCGTGCCTGCGCCGGCATGCTGCTGGGCTTCCAGTATCCGGTCGAGATCCCGGGGGTGAAGAACATCTATCTGCTCAAGGCGGCGCTGAACGCCCAGCGTGCGGCTCGAGGCGAGGACGAGATCCCGGCGCCGGAGTTCATGAAGCTGGTGCGGGAGAAGATCCAGTTCATGAAGATGGACTCAAGCTTCCTGCAGCGCGCCGTCAACGAAGGCTTCTCCGGCGGCGAGAAGAAGCGCAACGAGATCCTGCAGATGCTCTTACTGCAGCCCAAGCTCGCGATGCTCGACGAGATTGACTCCGGCCTCGACATCGACGCCATGAAGGTGGTCGCCGACGGCGTCAACTCCCTGCGCGATGCCAACCGCGCCATCCTGATGGTCACCCACTATCAGCGCCTGCTCGATCACATCGTGCCGGACGTGGTGCACGTGCTGGTCGATGGCCGAATCGTCAAGACCGGCGGCAAGGAGCTGGCGCTGGAACTCGAGGCCCGCGGCTATGACTGGGTCCTGGAGGAATCCGCGGCATGA